GGTGACTTTACTTCCGTATGTGATGCCCCTTTAGAAGTGTTTGATATCTTAAGTTCTACCAGCCAAAACCATACACATATGGAAACGATAAAGCTTAAAACGGCAAGAGTTAAAAATGCGCGACCGAACCCGTAGACTGAAGCTACATACGGAATTAATAATGAACCAATTGCTGCGCCGACAGGAATAGCCGTCTGGCGAATACTCATCGCAAAACCTCGTTCATTGTCCTGAAACCATGACATGACGGCACGACCAGAGGAAGAGTTGATACTTCCTCCTACAGCTCCTGCAACCATCAAAAGTATTCCCAAAGATAAATAATTCGGAAACATACCTGCTTTTGGTACAAAACCAAAACAGATAATCAAAAACGTAGCTCCCATTGATACTAGACCAATAATCAGAACGACCTTATCCCCAAGTTTATCTGTCAATATCCCCCAGACAATTTCTGAAATCGCAACACCCAACCCCATAGATCCGAGGACAAACCCTAACTGACTTATGGAAAAATGATAATCAGTACGCATAATCACTGCAGAAATAGGAATGCCTGCAAATCCTACAGCAAAAGTGATTTGTGCAAGAACACCAATAGATAATATAAGCCACCGATACCTAGATGTAGGCGAATAATTTGTCTCCATTTGAATCTCCTTTCATGCCTCAATAGTTTGAGGAGGTTTTTCCCAAATAATTAACGCCAAGCAACCAGTTTCACTTCGTGAACTATGTTGACTACCCGGAGGCAACAACATCAGGTCATTCTTTTTTACTACACCTTGATTAGTGATCATCTCTCCATCAAAAATATAGGCAAGCTCAAAACCCGTATGTACATGAAGTGGAGATTGTCCCCCCGGTTGATAACGAACGAGGGCAGCACCAGAACCTCCCGTTTCCTCAGGACGAAATAACCAATGGATTTCTGATTTTGACCGAGCTTTTGCACTAAATGATGTAAATTCAATTTCTGTTTCAGAAAGGATGCCTAATTGATTCTCCTTAAGAAGTACTGGCAACCCTTGTATAAGGTTACGCAATTGATTGTTCATAAGACCAACCTACCTTTCCATTCTTAAATTTTTAAACTAAAATAGTTAAAGACACTTGAACTTTTTATAAGTCCTTATAGCATTGATTATTTAATGGGGGATATTGCCAGTAGTTCATCACTCACGTAGCCATAAATACCATTAACCCAATAATTTGCGTACGTATCAGCTACTGCAGGATCTTTGAATGTATAGGTTTTTAAAAGCCAACGCTTAGATGCATCTTCAGGATTGTTTACTTCAATGCGTTCGCGATTATGAAGTCCATATTGATTTGAAAAAACAAACAAATCACCGTATTCAATTCGATGACGAACTTTAGGTGACTTAATTATGGCATCCTTGAATGCTAGCAACGCTTCAACTGCGCCAAGAGGTGCATTGGCCACAGGCTTAGTAAGAGTATCCTGGAAACAAATCATTCCATCTTTAAGGATGGCATGTACACTCGACTTATCCCAATTTTTTACCTTTTCTCGTGTTAAATCATCTACTTCAGTGTAATACCACTTTTCACTTAGAACCCGAATCTGCTCTGGTGATAAGTTACTAATGATATCTTGACCATCAACATAAGTGGTATAAACTAAATCATTTGATGGACAACGCACCCCCAAGAGGGTTATATAATCAGCTCTCACTGGATGACTAGTACGATCATTGTGGAAAATTAAATCACCATCAGTAAAGCCTGTACGTTTACCCCGAAAACGATTAATACTCACTACATCAGTAAAAAAGTCCCCATTATTACGGGATGCATAAGACAACAGTGGAGTATTAAGAAGGTAAGCGAATGTTCCTAAAAATGCCTCTCCAAGAAAAGTTTTCTTCAATCGATACTTATCATTCACTGGATCATCGTGATTCAATTCTGGAATATCAGTATCAATAGGACAATTCTTCAGAACATGAACATGTTTGCCATTTGCTCTATCAGCACGAATATGTTCGCATAATGTAATAAAGTAATCAGGCATTAAGCCATCTTGAATGGTACGTATCATTCTGTCTTCAAAAATGGAATATTCCACATACGGTGAGATTGTAGCGACACTGGAAAGTGTCGAACTTAAATCGTTACGTTGCCCATCTGTAAAAATGTGATATGCTTTCACAGCTAAACTTCCTCCTCCATAATTAATTGTTCAAGGCAATAAATATCCGAAAGTTTTTCAATAACGGTCATAGCACATTCATGACTATAGGAATCGCTTGATGAAATACAATCTGACAGAGGCCTAACCTCATAACCTCGGTCATGTCCGCTTAATACAGCACTCAATACAACGAATTCTGTTGATACTCCACACAAATAAATTGTATCAATATCCATTGCACGTAAAATTGTTTCTAAATTCGTGTTATAGAAAGGATCAATACGGTTTTTTGTAATGACAATTTCATTTGGCAAGGGTCGGAGTGCATCATGTACCTGTGTTGCCCACGTACCTAGCAAAACCTGCTGTTTACTTTTTACATGACGAAACAGTTTTGATCGTTCACACCATTCTGGATATCCTTGGCTAAAACCAACAATTACATAAATTACTGGAATACCAACTTTTCGACAGTGGTATATAGCTTGAGCAGTATGAGTAACTGTTTGTCGTTCCTGTGCCTGTTCATAAAAACCATCTTTTCCTACACTTCCATGTTCATGAACAAGATCATTAATTAAATCAAGCACAAGTAATGCCTTCTTCATAAGACTCCTACCTCAAAAGTTTGAAATTCAAGTTCATTCTGAATCTTCTGCGTAAAAGTAATTAAATCATCACATGAACTTGAATGATTTATAAACTTTTCATATAGATGATTAATTTCTTTATCGCTTGGTGATACACCTAGTTCCTGAAGAAGATGACGAATTATAGTCCTCCCTGAATGACGGGTTACTAAAAGTTGTCTTTCTCTACCTATATCCATAGGTTTTACGTATTCATAGGTATCAGGATCATTTAAAATTCCTTGCTGGTGAATACCAGCTGCAGTACTAAAAACATATTTTCCAAACAAGGGCTGCATACGGCATTCTTCCAATTTAATGAGATCTCTTAATGTAAGATAAATTTTATATAACTTGTCAAGTTGGATGGTAGTACCTAGTTCGTATTCGTCTCCCTTGTAATAAAGAAATGCTGCAACTTGTTCTAGTGAAGTATTTCCTGCTCGCTCACCTATTCCACCAATGGTTGCCTGAATCTCGTCCGCACCGGCTTTAATGCCTTCTAAAGCATTTGCAACACCAAGACCAAGATCATTATGGCAATGTGTCGAAACTTTAATATTAGGCCCAACTATCTCACGTACGTAACGAATTAAATTGCCAAATGAAGTGGGGGTTGCATATCCAGTGGTATCAGCAAGAATAATCTGGTTTGCACCCGCCTGTATAGATATTCTAGTAATAGCTTCAATATAATCATACTGAGCACGACTAGCATCCTCTATTCCTACAGCGATATTAGTAAGACCCTGTTCCTTTGCATAAGTTACTGCTTCAGTTATTTCAGCAAGCCCTTCCTCACGCGTGATATGACGCTTGTTTTTTAAATGTAGATCACTACCAGTAGCAACCAACATAACAAGATGCCGATCACTATGCCCACCAGCATCCAAAGCGATTTTAACATCCTTTACTT
Above is a window of Fodinisporobacter ferrooxydans DNA encoding:
- a CDS encoding MFS transporter — its product is METNYSPTSRYRWLILSIGVLAQITFAVGFAGIPISAVIMRTDYHFSISQLGFVLGSMGLGVAISEIVWGILTDKLGDKVVLIIGLVSMGATFLIICFGFVPKAGMFPNYLSLGILLMVAGAVGGSINSSSGRAVMSWFQDNERGFAMSIRQTAIPVGAAIGSLLIPYVASVYGFGRAFLTLAVLSFIVSICVWFWLVELKISNTSKGASHTEVKSPFKRITVWKVALAGAVLTFPQMSVLTFSSVFLSDKHHLNLVTISIINFCINLGGGCLRIITGRLTDKHKNRRKVISIIAIIAGIAGITLGLVSDQNAYVVVSLLVITGLAGNAWHGIGYTEIAVTAGVRYAGRALGMMGTTVFAVSFIIPYMIPFILRLSSWNGVWIVVGVASLIALPLMIEFVKIPTNTEGVSNG
- a CDS encoding cupin domain-containing protein; translation: MNNQLRNLIQGLPVLLKENQLGILSETEIEFTSFSAKARSKSEIHWLFRPEETGGSGAALVRYQPGGQSPLHVHTGFELAYIFDGEMITNQGVVKKNDLMLLPPGSQHSSRSETGCLALIIWEKPPQTIEA
- a CDS encoding TauD/TfdA family dioxygenase, with product MKAYHIFTDGQRNDLSSTLSSVATISPYVEYSIFEDRMIRTIQDGLMPDYFITLCEHIRADRANGKHVHVLKNCPIDTDIPELNHDDPVNDKYRLKKTFLGEAFLGTFAYLLNTPLLSYASRNNGDFFTDVVSINRFRGKRTGFTDGDLIFHNDRTSHPVRADYITLLGVRCPSNDLVYTTYVDGQDIISNLSPEQIRVLSEKWYYTEVDDLTREKVKNWDKSSVHAILKDGMICFQDTLTKPVANAPLGAVEALLAFKDAIIKSPKVRHRIEYGDLFVFSNQYGLHNRERIEVNNPEDASKRWLLKTYTFKDPAVADTYANYWVNGIYGYVSDELLAISPIK
- a CDS encoding cysteine hydrolase family protein — encoded protein: MKKALLVLDLINDLVHEHGSVGKDGFYEQAQERQTVTHTAQAIYHCRKVGIPVIYVIVGFSQGYPEWCERSKLFRHVKSKQQVLLGTWATQVHDALRPLPNEIVITKNRIDPFYNTNLETILRAMDIDTIYLCGVSTEFVVLSAVLSGHDRGYEVRPLSDCISSSDSYSHECAMTVIEKLSDIYCLEQLIMEEEV
- a CDS encoding LeuA family protein — translated: MSKRLISFLDTTLRDGEQAPGNAMTPEQKLKLALMLEDAGVDTIETGFPASSHVDFLATQMISSRLKKASFATFSRTQVKDVKIALDAGGHSDRHLVMLVATGSDLHLKNKRHITREEGLAEITEAVTYAKEQGLTNIAVGIEDASRAQYDYIEAITRISIQAGANQIILADTTGYATPTSFGNLIRYVREIVGPNIKVSTHCHNDLGLGVANALEGIKAGADEIQATIGGIGERAGNTSLEQVAAFLYYKGDEYELGTTIQLDKLYKIYLTLRDLIKLEECRMQPLFGKYVFSTAAGIHQQGILNDPDTYEYVKPMDIGRERQLLVTRHSGRTIIRHLLQELGVSPSDKEINHLYEKFINHSSSCDDLITFTQKIQNELEFQTFEVGVL